DNA sequence from the Actinomycetota bacterium genome:
GTCCTGTTGGCTCTTATGACGGTCGGTTGCTGCCCATCTGCTGCCCGACGACGGAGCTGAGACCTTCTGGATCACAATCTGAACCGCCCGCTGGGATCATCTCTGCTCTGTGATCTGAAGGGCCATGACCTGCGGTTGGCCTGAACGTCTTGCCCCGCAACAGCTAGTGACCGCTGACGCCCGTGCGCGACTGCCGCGGCACGGACCCGAGTGCGGACCGAGCGCGAAGGCCCACCGGCCGTGCCCACTGGACGACGGTTTCGCTCCGCGGCACAGCGGGCGGGTGGGCAGGTGGAGCGCACCGCCAGCGGCCATCTCAAGGTCATCGGGCCCGCGCCCGCCGGTTCGGCCGGCGTCGCCCTGCGGGCCGTTGTAGGGCCGCCCTCGTGGCTCCAGGAAGGGCATTGTGCGCGAATGCGTGGGTAGGGTTGGTCAAGCAGCACCGTCTGCTACAGGCCATGCCCGCGGGAAGGCGCAGGTACGAGAAGAAGGGGAAGGGTGGGCATGAGCGCACTGAAGACCCTGGCGCTCGTCGTACTGGCCGTCATTCTCGGCTCAGTAACCACCGAGCTTCTTGCTGGCGGTTCGGCGCTCGTTTGGTTGGTGGCTTCCGCTCTTTGGACGTGGCTACTGCTCCGCGGCCATCGGCGCCAGGAAACTCACGAGGAGTAGCAATGAGCCGCAAGAAGCTGAGGAAGGCGCTCAAGGACCCGAACACGGTCCATTAGGTGCGCCTGGGCGACGGCCGCGTGGTCGAGTGGACTGGCAACGACGACAGCCCGCTACGGGAAGCGCTGGCTACCAGCCCAGGACGTTGACACCCCACAGGACGCGAGGGCGGCCAAGGTGGCGTTGCGCCGCTCGCTGGGCAAGGACGCCGACGGGCCGGTGAGCCGCTGGCTGAACCGGCCCCTGTCGACCCGGCTGTCGATGGTCCTGGCCCCGCTGCGGCCGGCACCTGATCTGGTGTCGCTGGTGGCGTTCACGTTGGGTCTGGCCGGCGGGCTGCTGGTCCACGCGAGCTCGGTCGCCGACGGGGTCGATGGGGAGGTGGCCCGGCTCCAGCTGCGGGCCGGGCCGCGGGGGGCGCTGCTGGATGGGCTGTTAGACCGGGTGGGCGATGCGGCCATCCTGGGCGGGCTAGGGCTGTGGGCGCTGAACGGCCACGGCCCCGAGGGGGTGTTGGTGTGGACCGTGGCCGCGACCGCCGGGGCGTTGTTGTCGATGCGTCCAAGGACCGGGCGGCCGCCCTGGGGCTACCGCCCGCGCCTGAGCGGGCGCTGGGGTGGCTGCTGGGCGGCCGGGACGGCCGGCTGCTGCTGGTCGCCGTGGGCGCGGTCCTGGGCGCACCGGTCGCCGCCCTGGCCGCCGTCTCCGCCACCTCGGCGCTGTCGCTCGGCCTACGGGTCGGCTTCCTCCGCCGCCCGCCGGCTCGCGACATGGGGTCTTGGAATTAGCCGGCCAGGGTGGGAGGTGCCTTCGGGGGTGCGCCTGCCCTGCGCCGTAGCCATCCCGGCGCGTTCGGGTCGATGGCCCGCTCGATGAGCTTCACCGACCACAACCGCCGGCCGTCGGCCGTGATGTAGGGGGCGACCCGCTCTGCGGCTTCGGTCACCTTGGCCAGGTCGACGCGGAGTAACTCTGCCACGCGGGCAAGGGGTGCGGCGATCGGCCATGCACTCCGGTCGACAGCACCCGCGCGCAGCGGGAGCTTCACCATCTCACCCAACAGCGTATCAGCAAGGCGAACGCTCACTCGTCGGCCACCTTCGCGACCACGTGATGGCGCTGTCGCAACGGTCGGAAGGTCCGAGCAGGCGGAGCCTCAGGTCTTGTCGGACAACACCGCTCGTAATGTGTCGGTGGCCAGGGTGATGGCGCCCCGGGCGGCGTTGGTGTCGGCGAGGGCGTTGAGCATGACGAAGTCGTGGATGACGGCGTGGAAGCGGTCGGCGGCGACGGGGACGCCGGCGTCGCGGAGTTTGTCGGCATAGGCCTCGCCCTCGTCGCGAACCACGTCAGCTTCGGCGGTGATGACCAGGGCGGGGGGCAGACCGGCGAGCTGCTCGAGGCTGGCGCGCAGCGGGGAGGCGGTGGGCTCGGCCCGCTGGGCGGGGTCGGTGGTGTACTGGTCCCAGGACCACTGCATGGCGTCGCGGCGCAGGTAGTAGCCGGTGGCGAATTGACGGTAGGACTCGGTATCGAAGTTGGCGTCGGTGACTGGGTAGAAGAGCACCTGGTGGCGGAACATCGGACCGCCATGCTGCTTGGCCAGCAGCGTGACCGCCGCTGTCATGTTCCCGCCGACGCTGTCGCCGGCGATCGCGATGCGGCTGGGGTCCAGTCCCCGCTCCTGGCCGTGCTCGGCGACCCACTTGGCCACGGCGTAGCACTCCTGGATGGCCGTGGGGTACTTGGCCTCCGGGGAGCGGCTGTAGTTGGGGAACACCACCGCGGCCTGCGCCCCGACGGCGAGCTCGCGGATGAGCCGGTCGTGGGTGTGGTGGTTGCCGAAGACCCAGCCGTCGCCGTGGAG
Encoded proteins:
- a CDS encoding alpha/beta hydrolase, coding for MPKPVFLEPQAKAVVDANANPPYWFELGPGQGRRTIDELQSGPVKKLTVDVEDTTVPGGPSGQVSVRILRPQGARRPLAVIVYLHGDGWVFGNHHTHDRLIRELAVGAQAAVVFPNYSRSPEAKYPTAIQECYAVAKWVAEHGQERGLDPSRIAIAGDSVGGNMTAAVTLLAKQHGGPMFRHQVLFYPVTDANFDTESYRQFATGYYLRRDAMQWSWDQYTTDPAQRAEPTASPLRASLEQLAGLPPALVITAEADVVRDEGEAYADKLRDAGVPVAADRFHAVIHDFVMLNALADTNAARGAITLATDTLRAVLSDKT